The DNA sequence CCCGGGTTCAAAAGTAGCGTTACAAAAACCGTTACCGTTAACTAAGTAACGTATGCAGCCGGTGTCAAGAAATTTTTGCCCCAACCGTAACAGCTCAACAATTCAAGCTGTTACACAGGAAATGGGCGGCGGCGAAGATTCCGGCACGGGTTTTGGAGATCAGGTGACATCGTCGTTATCACCGCACCGCCAACCCCCGGAAAGGAAACCGCCATGTGGACGCTTTTGAAACGGATCAACCAGAACCTCGTGACCGCCATCCCCGTCATGATGGCCCTGGGCTTCGGCTACGGCATCCTGTGTGACCCCGCATTGCTGAAACGCCTGATCGTTCCCCTGACCTTCCTGATGGTCTACCCGATGATGGTCACCCTCAACCTCCGCCGGGTATTTTCCGGCGGCGACGGTCGCGCCCAGCTGCTCAGCCAGGCCATCAATTTCGCCATCATCCCTTTTCTGGCTTACGGCGCCGGGCGCCTCTTTTTCCCGCAGCAGCCCTATATGGCCCTCGGCCTGCTTCTGGCGGGCCTGGTGCCCACCAGCGGCATGACGATTTCCTGGACCGGCTTTGCCGGGGGCAACACCGCGGCCGCCGTCAAGATGACCGTCATCGGGCTTTCCCTGGGCTCCATCGCCACTCCCTTTTACGTCAAATTTCTGCTGGGGACGGCCATTGCGGTGGACCTCCTGGCCGTGGGGCAGCAGATCCTGGTGATCGTCTTCCTGCCCATGGCGCTCGGTTTTGCGACCCGGCAGGCCCTGATCCGGCGCTTCGGCCAGCAGGGGTTTCAGACGCGGCTGGCCCCCCGCTTTCCCGGGCTATCCACCCTGGGGGTTCTGGGAATCGTGTTTGTGGCGATGGCCCTCAAGGCCCGCGCCATCGCCGGTGCGCCCGACCTGCTTCTGGCGATTCTGGCACCCCTGGCCCTGGTGTACGCGGCCAACTACCTCCTGAGCACCTTCCTCGGCCGGCTGCTGCTCCCCCGCGAGGACGCCATCGCGATGGTCTACGGCACGGTCATGCGCAATCTGTCCATCGCGCTGGCCATCGCCATCAACGCCTTCGGCCCCCAGGGCTCGACGGCGGCCCTGGTGGTGGCCATGGCCTACGTCATCCAGGTCCAGTCGGCGGCCTGGTACGTCAAATTCACCGACCGCATCTACGGCGCCCGCGCGGTTGCCGCCGCGGTCTGAAAACCGGCCGGCGACCGTCCGGAAGCGCAATCTCACATCACCCGACATTCACAAAGGAGAGCAACCATGGCATTGGCAACGGTGCTTCAAAAAGAGAGCGACAAGAGCGTCCCGGCGTTCGTGGCGTCCCTGAAAAACGCCGCGGCTGAGAAGGGCTTCATCGTCAACAACCCGGGCAATATGGACATGGCCGGGGCTTTCGCCGACCACGGCGTAGCGGTGGAGGCGGGGTTCGATCTGCACATGATCCAGATCTGCAAACCCGACAAGGCCGCCCACAGCCTCTGCCGCAATCCGGAGCGGGCCGTGCTGATGCCCAAGTTCGTGATGGCGTTCTCC is a window from the Desulfobacteraceae bacterium genome containing:
- a CDS encoding bile acid:sodium symporter, whose amino-acid sequence is MWTLLKRINQNLVTAIPVMMALGFGYGILCDPALLKRLIVPLTFLMVYPMMVTLNLRRVFSGGDGRAQLLSQAINFAIIPFLAYGAGRLFFPQQPYMALGLLLAGLVPTSGMTISWTGFAGGNTAAAVKMTVIGLSLGSIATPFYVKFLLGTAIAVDLLAVGQQILVIVFLPMALGFATRQALIRRFGQQGFQTRLAPRFPGLSTLGVLGIVFVAMALKARAIAGAPDLLLAILAPLALVYAANYLLSTFLGRLLLPREDAIAMVYGTVMRNLSIALAIAINAFGPQGSTAALVVAMAYVIQVQSAAWYVKFTDRIYGARAVAAAV
- a CDS encoding DUF302 domain-containing protein, with the protein product MALATVLQKESDKSVPAFVASLKNAAAEKGFIVNNPGNMDMAGAFADHGVAVEAGFDLHMIQICKPDKAAHSLCRNPERAVLMPKFVMAFSRGGRTQVRFLRYSPEMIQALVDDPEFAGSLEQSYQAISSMIAAAL